One window of the Micropterus dolomieu isolate WLL.071019.BEF.003 ecotype Adirondacks linkage group LG08, ASM2129224v1, whole genome shotgun sequence genome contains the following:
- the uckl1b gene encoding uridine-cytidine kinase-like 1 isoform X2, whose translation MNSLPAYSGARISGCWTLRSDGSGGGEGSLDRLLPSVSTGLSPRKRTTSQCKSEPPLLRTSKRTIYTAGRPPWYNEHGTQSKEAFVIGLCGGSASGKTTVARKIIEALDVPWVVLLSMDSFYKVLSPEQQTLAASNDYNFDHPDAFDFDLLTHTLHKLKQGKSVKIPVYDFTTHGRQKEWKTVYGASVIIFEGIMSFADKKLLQLLDMKIFVDTDSDIRLVRRLRRDITERGRDIEGVIKQYNKFVKPAFEQYIEPTMRLADIVVPRGGGNMVAIDLIVQHVHSQLEERELSVRAALASAHQAQPLPQTLSVLESTPQVRGMHTIIRNKETSRDEFIFYSKRLMRLLIERALSFLPSQAHIVQTPQGEDYEGRAFHGKRITGVSILRAGETMEPALRAVCKDVRIGKILIQTNQDTGEPELHYLRLPKDMSEDHVILMDCTVSTGAAAMMAVRVLLDHDVQEDKILLVSLLMAEMGVHSVAYAFPQVKIITTAVDKKVNDLFHIIPGIGNFGDRYFGTDAPPDWSDEEMDEPSY comes from the exons ATGAACTCTCTACCGGCTTACTCAGGAGCTAGAATATCCGGCTGCTGGACTCTAAGATCTGACGGCAG TGGAGGTGGTGAGGGATCATTGGACCGGCTTCTCCCCTCGGTAAGCACGGGCCTTTCTCCCAGGAAAAGGACCACCAGCCAGTGTAAGTCCGAGCCTCCACTCCTACGCACCTCCAAACGAACCATCTACACCGCTGGCCGCCCACCCTGGTACAACGAACATGGAACACAGTCCAAAGAGGCCTTCGTCATTG GTTTGTGTGGCGGTAGCGCTTCAGGAAAGACAACCGTAGCCAGGAAAATCATTGAGGCTCTGGATGTTCCGTGGGTTGTACTACTCTCCATGGACTCCTTTTACAAG GTCCTGTCCCCAGAACAGCAGACTCTGGCTGCCAGTAACGACTATAACTTTGACCACCCTGATGCATTTGACTTTGATTTGCTGACACACACCCTGCATAAACTCAAACAGGGCAAGAGTGTAAAAATCCCAGTATATGACTTTACAACTCATGGGAGACAAAAGGAGTGG AAAACCGTGTATGGAGCCAGTGTTATCATCTTCGAGGGAATCATGTCCTTCGCAGATAAAAAGCTCTTGCAG TTGCTGGACATGAAGATTTTTGTGGACACAGACTCGGACATCCGGCTGGTGCGTCGGCTGAGGAGAGATATtacagagaggggaagagacaTAGAGGGTGTCATCAAACAGTACAACAAGTTTGTGAAGCCAGCGTTTGAGCAGTACATTGAACCCACCATGCGCCTTGCTGATATTGTGGTGCCACGTG GTGGTGGCAACATGGTGGCCATTGATTTGATCGTGCAGCATGTTCACAGTCAGCTGGAAGAG CGCGAGCTCAGCGTCAG GGCAGCCCTGGCTTCTGCACACCAGGCCCAACCTCTCCCCCAGACCCTCAGCGTTCTGGAGAGCACACCCCAAGTCAGGGGCATGCACACCATCATCAG GAACAAAGAAACCAGCAGGGATGAGTTCATCTTCTATTCAAAGAGGTTGATGCGTCTGTTGATTGAGCGAGCgctctccttcctcccctcaCAG GCCCACATAGTCCAGACCCCCCAGGGAGAGGATTATGAAGGCCGGGCTTTCCACGGGAAGAGG atcACAGGCGTGTCCATCCTGCGAGCCGGGGAGACCATGGAGCCCGCTCTGAGGGCCGTCTGCAAAGACGTCCGCATCGGCAAGATCCTCATCCAGACCAACCAGGACACAGGAGAACCAGAG CTTCATTACCTGCGGCTACCAAAAGACATGAGTGAAGATCATGTGATTCTAATGGACTGCACCGTGTCCACTGGAGCTGCTGCCATGATGGCTGTTCGAGTCCTACTG gaCCATGATGTTCAGGAGGACAAGATCCTGCTGGTGTCTTTGCTAATGGCAGAAATGGGGGTCCACTCAGTGGCCTATGCATTCCCTCAGGTCAAAATCATCACCACAGCTGTTGACAAGAAGGTCAATGATCTCTTCCACATCATACCTGGCATAG GAAACTTCGGAGATCGATACTTTGGAACTGACGCACCCCCTGACTGGAGCGACGAAGAGATGGATGAGCCCAGTTACTGA
- the uckl1b gene encoding uridine-cytidine kinase-like 1 isoform X1 encodes MSGGRREEMVSKMENEEKTSSVSSSGGGEGSLDRLLPSVSTGLSPRKRTTSQCKSEPPLLRTSKRTIYTAGRPPWYNEHGTQSKEAFVIGLCGGSASGKTTVARKIIEALDVPWVVLLSMDSFYKVLSPEQQTLAASNDYNFDHPDAFDFDLLTHTLHKLKQGKSVKIPVYDFTTHGRQKEWKTVYGASVIIFEGIMSFADKKLLQLLDMKIFVDTDSDIRLVRRLRRDITERGRDIEGVIKQYNKFVKPAFEQYIEPTMRLADIVVPRGGGNMVAIDLIVQHVHSQLEERKLRWDMAALASAHQAQPLPQTLSVLESTPQVRGMHTIIRNKETSRDEFIFYSKRLMRLLIERALSFLPSQAHIVQTPQGEDYEGRAFHGKRITGVSILRAGETMEPALRAVCKDVRIGKILIQTNQDTGEPELHYLRLPKDMSEDHVILMDCTVSTGAAAMMAVRVLLDHDVQEDKILLVSLLMAEMGVHSVAYAFPQVKIITTAVDKKVNDLFHIIPGIGNFGDRYFGTDAPPDWSDEEMDEPSY; translated from the exons TGGAGGTGGTGAGGGATCATTGGACCGGCTTCTCCCCTCGGTAAGCACGGGCCTTTCTCCCAGGAAAAGGACCACCAGCCAGTGTAAGTCCGAGCCTCCACTCCTACGCACCTCCAAACGAACCATCTACACCGCTGGCCGCCCACCCTGGTACAACGAACATGGAACACAGTCCAAAGAGGCCTTCGTCATTG GTTTGTGTGGCGGTAGCGCTTCAGGAAAGACAACCGTAGCCAGGAAAATCATTGAGGCTCTGGATGTTCCGTGGGTTGTACTACTCTCCATGGACTCCTTTTACAAG GTCCTGTCCCCAGAACAGCAGACTCTGGCTGCCAGTAACGACTATAACTTTGACCACCCTGATGCATTTGACTTTGATTTGCTGACACACACCCTGCATAAACTCAAACAGGGCAAGAGTGTAAAAATCCCAGTATATGACTTTACAACTCATGGGAGACAAAAGGAGTGG AAAACCGTGTATGGAGCCAGTGTTATCATCTTCGAGGGAATCATGTCCTTCGCAGATAAAAAGCTCTTGCAG TTGCTGGACATGAAGATTTTTGTGGACACAGACTCGGACATCCGGCTGGTGCGTCGGCTGAGGAGAGATATtacagagaggggaagagacaTAGAGGGTGTCATCAAACAGTACAACAAGTTTGTGAAGCCAGCGTTTGAGCAGTACATTGAACCCACCATGCGCCTTGCTGATATTGTGGTGCCACGTG GTGGTGGCAACATGGTGGCCATTGATTTGATCGTGCAGCATGTTCACAGTCAGCTGGAAGAG AGGAAACTTCGCTGGGATAT GGCAGCCCTGGCTTCTGCACACCAGGCCCAACCTCTCCCCCAGACCCTCAGCGTTCTGGAGAGCACACCCCAAGTCAGGGGCATGCACACCATCATCAG GAACAAAGAAACCAGCAGGGATGAGTTCATCTTCTATTCAAAGAGGTTGATGCGTCTGTTGATTGAGCGAGCgctctccttcctcccctcaCAG GCCCACATAGTCCAGACCCCCCAGGGAGAGGATTATGAAGGCCGGGCTTTCCACGGGAAGAGG atcACAGGCGTGTCCATCCTGCGAGCCGGGGAGACCATGGAGCCCGCTCTGAGGGCCGTCTGCAAAGACGTCCGCATCGGCAAGATCCTCATCCAGACCAACCAGGACACAGGAGAACCAGAG CTTCATTACCTGCGGCTACCAAAAGACATGAGTGAAGATCATGTGATTCTAATGGACTGCACCGTGTCCACTGGAGCTGCTGCCATGATGGCTGTTCGAGTCCTACTG gaCCATGATGTTCAGGAGGACAAGATCCTGCTGGTGTCTTTGCTAATGGCAGAAATGGGGGTCCACTCAGTGGCCTATGCATTCCCTCAGGTCAAAATCATCACCACAGCTGTTGACAAGAAGGTCAATGATCTCTTCCACATCATACCTGGCATAG GAAACTTCGGAGATCGATACTTTGGAACTGACGCACCCCCTGACTGGAGCGACGAAGAGATGGATGAGCCCAGTTACTGA